In Nymphaea colorata isolate Beijing-Zhang1983 chromosome 3, ASM883128v2, whole genome shotgun sequence, a genomic segment contains:
- the LOC116250710 gene encoding beta-galactosidase 7-like, whose translation MWPKLIEYAKDGGLDAIETYIFWNAHEPQRRQYNFEGRLDFVKFLKTVQEGGLYAVVRIGPYVCAEWNYGGLPVWLHNIPGMEIRTNNDAFKYEMATFTRKIFSMMEDEGLLAWQGGPVILLQIENEYGNVMQQYGNAGKEYLKWAAGMAVSLNASVPWIMCQQSDAPAPMINTCNGFYCHDFEPNSPTSPKMWTENWTGWFKAFGSTNPHRPAEDLAYSVARFFQTGGTFQNYYMYHGGTNFGRTAGGPFITTSYDYDAPLDEYGQPRQPKWGHLRNLHSALKQMEKALIYGTRQNVSLGNDLEASIYKTEDGTTGCFLSNTNTALDATVTFNGNSYSLPAWSVTILPDCVNSIYNTAQVPVAPQTVTSKQTKDDETGVENVVWHKESIFYNIRSKDLFPAKKLLEQITTAADRSDYMWYTTGVHVTEDDSFWNQGRVILRVNTSGHSLHVFVNSEHAGFAYGGYGHGAFNFEQPINLKPGKNYITLLSATVGLQNYGPLFELVPAGINTGPVEIVGSNNATKDLSRKVWLYKIGLRGEDDLFTNPKDFTWTSASDLPVNTLFIWYKAEFRAPNGSESVIVNLGSMGKGQAWINGESIGRYWPLYTSPEDECSEPCDYRGPYNPSKCTTQCGEGTQIWYHVPRSWLNEGLNTLVLFEELGGNPSQIKFRTVH comes from the exons ATGTGGCCCAAGTTGATTGAATATGCAAAGGATGGAGGCTTGGATGCCATTGAGACATACATCTTCTGGAACGCTCATGAACCCCAACGTCGTCAG TATAATTTCGAGGGTCGGCTGGATTTCGTTAAGTTTTTGAAGACAGTACAGGAAGGAGGATTGTATGCTGTGGTCCGTATTGGCCCATATGTCTGTGCAGAGTGGAACTATGG agGACTGCCCGTTTGGCTGCACAATATTCCTGGGATGGAGATTCGAACAAACAACGACGCGTTTAAG TATGAAATGGCGactttcacaagaaaaatattttccatgATGGAGGATGAAGGTCTGCTTGCATGGCAAGGGGGACCAGTCATCCTGCTTCAG ATTGAGAATGAATATGGAAATGTGATGCAACAATATGGCAATGCGGGGAAAGAGTACCTAAAATGGGCTGCAGGCATGGCTGTGTCCTTGAACGCGTCCGTGCCGTGGATCATGTGTCAACAATCAGATGCTCCTGCTCCAATG ATAAACACATGCAACGGCTTCTACTGCCATGATTTCGAACCGAATTCTCCGACTAGCCCGAAGATGTGGACTGAAAACTGGACTGGATG GTTCAAGGCCTTTGGAAGTACTAATCCACATAGACCAGCAGAAGACCTTGCTTACTCAGTGGCTAGATTCTTCCAGACAGGAGGAACTTTCCAGAACTACTATATG TATCATGGAGGAACCAATTTTGGCAGAACAGCAGGTGGCCCGTTCATCACTACATCTTACGATTATGATGCACCTCTGGATGAGTATG GGCAACCAAGACAGCCAAAGTGGGGTCACTTGAGGAATCTTCATTCTGCGCTTAAGCAGATGGAGAAGGCTTTGATCTATGGTACTCGACAGAACGTCAGCCTTGGTAATGACTTGGAG GCTTCAATATACAAGACAGAGGATGGTACAACTGGCTGCTTTTTAAGCAATACAAATACTGCATTGGATGCCACAGTTACATTCAATGGGAACAGTTACTCTCTGCCAGCTTGGTCTGTCACCATCTTGCCTGATTGTGTGAACTCCATCTACAACACAGCACAG GTCCCTGTCGCTCCACAAACTGTGACTTCAAAGCAGACAAAGGACGATGAAACTGGAGTTGAGAATGTGGTATGGCATAAAGAGagcattttttataatataaggTCGAAGGATCTTTTCCCTGCAAagaaattgcttgagcaaatTACCACCGCAGCAGATAGGAGTGATTACATGTGGTATACAACTGG TGTTCATGTCACTGAGGATGACTCTTTCTGGAACCAAGGTCGAGTTATATTGAGAGTGAATACTTCAGGCCATTCACTTCATGTGTTTGTCAACAGTGAACATGCGG GATTTGCTTATGGAGGATATGGGCATGGAGCATTCAACTTTGAGCAACCAATCAATCTTAAGCCAGGGAAAAATTATATCACTCTTCTCAGTGCAACCGTTGGTCTTCAG AACTACGGGCCTCTGTTTGAGCTTGTTCCAGCAGGGATCAACACTGGTCCGGTTGAAATTGTCGGCAGCAACAATGCTACCAAAGATCTGTCAAGAAAAGTTTGGCTATACAAG ATTGGTTTGAGAGGTGAAGATGACCTCTTTACTAATCCAAAGGATTTCACATGGACGTCAGCAAGTGACCTGCCAGTCAATACTCTATTCATTTGGTACAAG GCTGAGTTCAGGGCACCAAATGGTAGTGAATCGGTGATTGTGAACCTTGGGAGCATGGGGAAAGGGCAGGCTTGGATCAATGGCGAGAGCATTGGACGATACTGGCCTCTTTACACTTCCCCAGAGGATGAGTGCTCGGAGCCCTGTGATTACAGAGGGCCCTATAATCCATCCAAATGCACCACACAGTGCGGTGAAGGAACTCAGATCTG GTATCATGTGCCAAGATCATGGCTCAATGAAGGGTTGAACACCTTGGTCTTATTCGAGGAGCTGGGAGGAAATCCGTCTCAGATCAAATTCAGAACTGTTCACTAG
- the LOC116250462 gene encoding exosome complex exonuclease RRP46 homolog isoform X1, with protein MELSRADGRSQNQLRPLACSYSVLHRAHGSARWSQGQRFICAVFFCLGDTIVLAAVYGPKAGTKKNENPERASIEVIWKPMFGPIGKAEKECEMILMRTLRSICLLNVHPNTTTSVIIQVVNDDGALLTCAINAACAALVDASIPLKYLSVAVCCGVTDKGLVMFDPTKIEEEELQATVCLVFPSSSKLVSPSGHLVENELKDNGIITSVTHGQVSVDNYFNCLQKGQAASSKISEFLRKSLDQLQIPSNLPKES; from the exons ATGGAGCTGTCTAGAGCAGATGGCCGTTCTCAAAACCAATTAAGGCCACTTGCATGTTCATATAGTGTACTTCATCGTGCTCATGGCTCTGCACGCTGGTCGCAAGGTCAGAGGTTTATCTGCGCAGTCTTTTTTTGCTTAG ggGATACAATCGTTTTGGCTGCAGTTTACGGGCCAAAAGCTGGGACAAAGAAGAATGAGAACCCTGAGAGAGCATCCATTGAGGTTATATGGAAACCAATGTTTGGACCAATTG GAAAAGCAGAGAAGGAGTGTGAGATGATACTCATGCGAACTTTGCGAAGCATTTGTCTTCTAAATGTTCATCCAAATACAACAACATCAGTAATTATTCAG GTTGTCAATGATGATGGAGCT CTGCTCACATGTGCCATAAATGCAGCATGTGCTGCTCTTGTTGATGCCAGTATACCTTTAAAATATCTTTCTG TTGCAGTTTGTTGTGGTGTAACAGACAAAGGACTTGTGATGTTTGATCCTACCAAGATTGAAGAAGAG GAATTGCAAGCAACAGTTTGTTTAGTTTTCCCCAGCTCATCTAAGTTGGTCTCGCCTAGTGGTCATTTAGTTGAAAATGAACTTAAGGACAATGGAATAATTACTTCTGTTACACATGGCCAAGTGTCAg TGGATAATTATTTCAATTGCCTACAAAAAGGCCAAGCTGCAAGCtccaaaatttcagaattcTTGAGGAAATCTCTGGATCAGTTGCAGATTCCATCTAATCTTCCGAAAGAATCTTAG
- the LOC116250462 gene encoding exosome complex exonuclease RRP46 homolog isoform X2, which translates to MELSRADGRSQNQLRPLACSYSVLHRAHGSARWSQGDTIVLAAVYGPKAGTKKNENPERASIEVIWKPMFGPIGKAEKECEMILMRTLRSICLLNVHPNTTTSVIIQVVNDDGALLTCAINAACAALVDASIPLKYLSVAVCCGVTDKGLVMFDPTKIEEEELQATVCLVFPSSSKLVSPSGHLVENELKDNGIITSVTHGQVSVDNYFNCLQKGQAASSKISEFLRKSLDQLQIPSNLPKES; encoded by the exons ATGGAGCTGTCTAGAGCAGATGGCCGTTCTCAAAACCAATTAAGGCCACTTGCATGTTCATATAGTGTACTTCATCGTGCTCATGGCTCTGCACGCTGGTCGCAAG ggGATACAATCGTTTTGGCTGCAGTTTACGGGCCAAAAGCTGGGACAAAGAAGAATGAGAACCCTGAGAGAGCATCCATTGAGGTTATATGGAAACCAATGTTTGGACCAATTG GAAAAGCAGAGAAGGAGTGTGAGATGATACTCATGCGAACTTTGCGAAGCATTTGTCTTCTAAATGTTCATCCAAATACAACAACATCAGTAATTATTCAG GTTGTCAATGATGATGGAGCT CTGCTCACATGTGCCATAAATGCAGCATGTGCTGCTCTTGTTGATGCCAGTATACCTTTAAAATATCTTTCTG TTGCAGTTTGTTGTGGTGTAACAGACAAAGGACTTGTGATGTTTGATCCTACCAAGATTGAAGAAGAG GAATTGCAAGCAACAGTTTGTTTAGTTTTCCCCAGCTCATCTAAGTTGGTCTCGCCTAGTGGTCATTTAGTTGAAAATGAACTTAAGGACAATGGAATAATTACTTCTGTTACACATGGCCAAGTGTCAg TGGATAATTATTTCAATTGCCTACAAAAAGGCCAAGCTGCAAGCtccaaaatttcagaattcTTGAGGAAATCTCTGGATCAGTTGCAGATTCCATCTAATCTTCCGAAAGAATCTTAG